GATATGCAAACTGTCAAATCATAATCTGGCTCCTACTTTCATAGTTTGAGTACAAACCTGTCGATTTTTCCTCTCGGACACTGTAATTGCCATCGGACTAGCCATGTGGTCTTTCATCTCctgtaaaatgaaaatcaatTAGAGATATTCATGTGCCATTGGGGCAGATGTGTGTAAGTCTCTCAAATCTGCTCACCCTGACTGTTTGCCTTGTGTTAGTGATGAAGGCTTTCCTCTTGGCCAGCTCCATCGCATCGAGATTGAACTTCTTTGGATTAGCCTCCACAATACTTAAAGACAAGGTTAAGGCTACAACATATAAACACCTGAACCATTTCAAGTCCAAACATAGGCTACCAGAAACAAAAGGATATTGATAGTCTCATCCAAGTCCTCCAAGTCCCATTCAATGGACCTCAAACTGTTCCTCAGCTCATTGGTGGTCCAGTCCACCTCCTCCTTACTGGCTCCACCCGGGTCCTGTTGTAGCTCCATCCATCTCTGATGAAGCCCCTGAGCTGTGTTCACAGCCTTCTGCACCTCTCTAATGAAAAGCAATCCATTAAACCTTTTTATAAAGTGAGGAACCCAACAGTATTTGAACGATGACAATGCAAATGTTATGCTTGACATAAATATAAACACTACAGTATTACAGAGTACTTCTTGTACCATGATAATATCCTGATTATGGACATGTACCGTGGCACAGTGATGGTATCACATGAAAATACCATAGCACTTTGATTTATACCATTGTATTCACAAGACATTCCAAGGTACGTCCGAGTATACCAAGGTACATCTTCAAAAAGCATGATTTTAGACATGTACTATGGTACAATTcccaattatttttttaaattccatgTTTTTGGACATGTGCCATGGTACTTTGACTTACACCATGGCATTCATTTCCAAATATACCATGGTACaagtccaaaaaaacaaaaaatgtaaaattccaCGTTTTTGGACATGTATCATGGTACAGTGAAGATATCACTGGGAAATAGCATGGTACTATTATGATACTATCCAAGCCAAGGTACTTCCAAGTATACCATATTACATATTCGTAAGTGTAACATATCAAAGAGCAGATGTCTGGTACCACACAACAATACCACTTCAAAGGAAAACGACACAGATATCGATTAATGGCATGATATAATGGTGGGAAAATCGATAATAacggttgccatggcaacatgaTAACGATCTGGatgaaacagctgttttaagCTTAGTGACACACACGACCTCCCAAAGCGTTCGTGCGCAATACTAACATTGGTAACGTAATCAGAAAAGTTTAATCATAAGAAAAAACTTTTGAGCTAATAATTCGCTTTCTCCTTTCTAAGTTGACGTTAAGTTACCCGATATTCGCCCACAGTTACCGATCTAAGCCATAAACTCACCCTTTCACCACGAAAAACGGATCTTCCATTGACATTTTGGTGCTCAGATGAGTCGACTCTTGTGCAATAATCTCATGCTCCTGATCGCGGCTGGTTTTGCTTTTCTTAAACAAAGGAGAGCGCTTAATGTGTTGTTTACATGTGGGACGGAGCCCGGATCCGCTCAGCCGCCATTGCTCGGCGGAATCACATCCGGGTCCTTCAGCttctagacacacacacacacacacacacacacacacacacacagcttccCGGTAAACAAACACCGGCGTGCTCTGCGTGGGTTGTTTTGGTTTGTTGCAGTAAAAGAACAAAGCAATATTGCCACAGATGGCACAGATATGTTCAAATCTGCATACAAGCAATtgtaataaacacacacacacacagagtcaatATTACTTTATTCTGTTATAACTGaataattacagtatattatacactattatggaacattatattattattgttatgaataataataaaaatctctAACTCTATAGCATGTAAGGCAATAAATTGACTattattaatcataataatcataaattgattattattatttgatattgATAGTGTAAActtctatataataataataattattttaattattaatttaaattaaattgatttaaaatgtaatgtaaaaatattaataatttaataataaatcatgaatattatgaatatttttacaAGTACtgtggtaataccatggtattgtgATGATATCTGATGGTGATACCGCTTTGTATCATGGTATTTcatattcaaaaatgtatattacttTCAAAAATACCATGGTTGTATCATGGCAGATgtctaaaaaaattattatttttttaatatacattttctcaCACGGTACAATAGTATATATGAAAGTAACCAGGTATTACCAGCTGATACTGTATTGTACTATGGTGCCACCAGTGTactatttcttcttcttttttactTGAACTCTAGAATTTACCTTAATACATTACATGAATTAAACACCTCCAATCTATCCCCCCCGCCCCACgcccaatgttttttttttttaaattaaaatagattaataacaacaataataataatattttaatgaaataatctaaaataataGGCCACAGATATGAGTCTGCCACTGTTTTCTCTTAATAAACGTAGCTTTGCGCCTGGTCTGCCTACTAAAACAGTGCTTCATACATTATTCAACACAGCACACTGCCTTCTCATTAGCTGACTATCTACACCAGTGCTATCCACTGGTAAGCGGACGTTGTGTATGATGTAAAACCAGCTAAACAGCTGGAAACACTTCAGCTCAGTTTAGTAAGTAAAGCTGCATAAATTATTGAACTCTGGTTTAATTTATAGTATCAGTTGCCAGTGTCCCATCAACAAGCAGACCTGCAATTGAAAAGCTGGGACTGGATAAGGATAGCCTAcctacattattttatatagacCTTGTGCAGGATTCTGatttaaataacagaattaTGGCTTCATTCCATTCCTTCTTGTCTATCAATAATACATTCTTAATCTGAAATACGGCTCGACGCAGTAGCATAGACATTTTGCGGTAGCCATGATGACTGTGATGGTTTATATTTAGATAAACAATCTCTGAAAGTGTCTTACGTCATAGCGCGCTCTTCCTGTCAGGTTTGTTTATGACCCACATCTTAATGCAGGCGAACTCACAAACCAAAACACACggattgctttttttttttttttaaaggcatatAAATAACGAAAGCATCGCCTTATCATCAGTACAGGGTCAAATCTCCCACACTATTCATTGTCGTTCATGAGTAGCAGCTAACTGTTTcttcaaacaaaacattgcCCTTCCCCCCACTAACAGCTCCATTCACATTTGCCCAGACACCGCAATGGATTTGCACAATAGAGTCATGTGACACGACTGTAGCAGACAAACCATTACATCAGTCGAGGAAGTCAGTTGAAAAAATTAAAGGGGAAGTACCAGTTTTTCTGAAAACAGAACGAGATGAGCTGTTATGCGGAAACCGtgtacaaaataataacaataatacagGAACGTGGAGATTTAATGTCTTACGTTTAGAAaccaaatatataaaacaaggAGCCTACCCTAAATATGCTACATAATCTGTAAAAACATCTCGTATGTGTCGATTTTGGCTTGTTATTCGTTTCTGTTTGCTTACAAAAACGatgttgtgttttaaatataGTTCGTCTTGGTTTTATAAATCAAAATAGCTGAACAAACACAGCGAGTTGTAAAAATATCTGCTATTTTAGCTTGAAAACAAttctatccctttaaacagtTCTCCCACGTtagtatttaaatatgactcaTCGCCACGGAGCTCTCCCATTGGTCATCGCCTATTTGGCGGGGTGTGATTCACGCCGCAGGCAGAACGCAACTCGAGACGTGATTGGCTAGTGTAGCCGCTGACGCTGAAGTATAAAAGCGAGTTAAAAATAGAAACGGTCTCATTCCTCCCTAGACCATTGTTGGGTGCTGGAGAGAATGTGCGAGGTATTCAAAACTCCTACACTCACCCTATAACacaaatattgtattttgtgAATGATAATGAGGATTGTGTCAACAAAATACGGGACGATTTGATCTACaggagggagaaaaaaaactacttGGACGTTATTTATTAACGCGTTTCCGCGTCGGTGGCCAATTCGCAGCAGCGGTTTGAGGAGAATCCTGAGAGGAAATCAAACGCGGAACGCCCGGCGAACTTTGCACCTCTGTGAACTTGACCGTATCGATTCCAGCCATGGAATACAAAGTGGAAGCCCATCGGATTATGAGCATTTCCTTAGGGAAAATCTACAACTCACGCGTTCAACGAGGCGGCATTAAACTGCATAAAAACCTCTTGGTTTCGCTGGTCCTCCGCAGCGCGCGTCAGGTCTATCTGAGCGACTACTACAGCGGCGCGTGCCTGAACGCTGCTCAGAGCGAGCGCGAAGGGAACGAATGGGACATTACGGACTCGGAGCGGGAGAAATTCCCTCCCTCTACAACGGAATGTGACCGAATAGAGAGCTCTGAGGAACCTCAACAGAACGAGCGGCCCGAGAAAGAGCGGGAATATCGCGAAAACGACGATGAAGTGAAATCAGACCAGGCGGATTGTACTTCCACTTTACAACAAGAGCAAAAGCAAAACTCTTCGTTGGACTCTGTGGCAAAGGTTTCATCTGAAACACCGCCGGAAACCATTGACGAACCCAAGGAGAGTCCCTCAGTCAGTACAGTAGCAGAAAGCGACTCATCGCCTGAAGCGGACGGGGAATCACATCAACCACCCAAAACGCACGTTTGTTCAAACAGGAAAAGAAGCGCCGAGAAGACGGAAAGTGGCGATTTGCCTCAAAAAAGGACCAAAGTTGCCTCCTCAAATGCTAAAGAGGACGAGGAAGCCGAGGAAATGGACACAAGTAACGTGTCCAACCTC
The sequence above is a segment of the Onychostoma macrolepis isolate SWU-2019 chromosome 22, ASM1243209v1, whole genome shotgun sequence genome. Coding sequences within it:
- the ier5 gene encoding immediate early response gene 5 protein encodes the protein MEYKVEAHRIMSISLGKIYNSRVQRGGIKLHKNLLVSLVLRSARQVYLSDYYSGACLNAAQSEREGNEWDITDSEREKFPPSTTECDRIESSEEPQQNERPEKEREYRENDDEVKSDQADCTSTLQQEQKQNSSLDSVAKVSSETPPETIDEPKESPSVSTVAESDSSPEADGESHQPPKTHVCSNRKRSAEKTESGDLPQKRTKVASSNAKEDEEAEEMDTSNVSNLITIFGSSFSGLLSKDGAKPESEAEDSGQICCDQMLKNLNPWSTAIVAF